A genomic segment from Spinacia oleracea cultivar Varoflay chromosome 3, BTI_SOV_V1, whole genome shotgun sequence encodes:
- the LOC110776839 gene encoding probable N-acetyltransferase HLS1 isoform X2, translating to MIRGCIKTVTCGKKYPRPSKSILYDSSKPLPVFTKLAYILGLRVSPSHRRMGVALKLVNKLEEWFRQNGAEYSYLATESENEASISLFTKKDGYSKFRTPSILVQPVFEHRAKVSNRVTIFRVLPSDAEILYRWKFSTMEFFPRDIDAVLHNRLTLGTFIAVPRETYAPNSWPGAEKFLSYPPESWALLSVWNSSDVWRLEVRGASRVGKGLAKTSRIMDRAFPFLKIPSFPEVFKPFGLHFLYGVGGEGPRAVKFVKALCGFAHNLAQEKGCSVLATEVANTDPLKMGIPHWKKLSCEEDVWCIKRLGENYGDGTVGDWTKSLPGESIFVDPREF from the exons ATGATAAGAGGATGTATAAAAACGGTTACATGTGGTAAAAAGTATCCACGACCTTCTAAGTCTATCCTTTATGACTCCTCTAAACCTCTCCCTGTCTTCACCAAACTCGCCTACATTTTAGGCCTTCGTGTTTCCCCTTCCCACCG GCGAATGGGGGTAGCGTTGAAATTGGTGAATAAGCTAGAAGAATGGTTCCGCCAAAACGGAGCTGAATACTCTTACTTAGCAACAGAGAGTGAAAACGAAGCTTCTATCTCTTTGTTCACTAAAAAAGATGGATACTCCAAATTCAGAACCCCATCCATATTAGTCCAACCCGTATTCGAACACCGGGCTAAAGTCTCAAACCGGGTCACCATCTTCCGGGTTCTACCTTCCGACGCGGAAATTCTCTACCGCTGGAAGTTCTCCACCATGGAATTCTTCCCACGCGACATCGACGCTGTGTTACACAATCGCCTCACTCTCGGCACGTTCATTGCGGTTCCGCGTGAAACCTACGCGCCGAACTCGTGGCCTGGGGCGGAGAAGTTCTTATCCTACCCGCCGGAATCATGGGCTTTGCTCAGTGTTTGGAACAGCAGTGATGTATGGAGATTAGAGGTACGCGGCGCTTCGCGCGTGGGGAAAGGGTTGGCAAAGACGAGTCGGATAATGGACCGGGCTTTTCCGTTTTTGAAAATCCCTTCGTTTCCGGAGGTTTTTAAGCCTTTTGGGCTTCACTTTTTGTATGGGGTTGGTGGTGAAGGCCCACGGGCCGTGAAGTTTGTTAAGGCATTATGTGGTTTTGCACATAACCTTGCACAGGAAAAAGGGTGTAGCGTTTTGGCAACTGAAGTAGCTAATACTGATCCGCTAAAGATGGGAATCCCACACTGGAAAAAGCTATCTTGTGAAGAAGATGTTTGGTGTATTAAACGGCTTGGGGAGAATTACGGCGACGGAACCGTCGGCGATTGGACCAAATCGCTGCCCGGTGAATCTATTTTTGTCGATCCCCGAGAGTTTTAG
- the LOC110776839 gene encoding probable N-acetyltransferase HLS1 isoform X1 has product MGKKKVVVVVREYEMERDCKEVEQVERGCEVGPTSKLSIFTDLLGDPLCRIRHSPAFLMLVAEVVEEDEEEGKEKREIVGMIRGCIKTVTCGKKYPRPSKSILYDSSKPLPVFTKLAYILGLRVSPSHRRMGVALKLVNKLEEWFRQNGAEYSYLATESENEASISLFTKKDGYSKFRTPSILVQPVFEHRAKVSNRVTIFRVLPSDAEILYRWKFSTMEFFPRDIDAVLHNRLTLGTFIAVPRETYAPNSWPGAEKFLSYPPESWALLSVWNSSDVWRLEVRGASRVGKGLAKTSRIMDRAFPFLKIPSFPEVFKPFGLHFLYGVGGEGPRAVKFVKALCGFAHNLAQEKGCSVLATEVANTDPLKMGIPHWKKLSCEEDVWCIKRLGENYGDGTVGDWTKSLPGESIFVDPREF; this is encoded by the exons ATGGGGAAGAAGAAGGTAGTAGTAGTAGTTCGAGAGTATGAAATGGAAAGAGATTGTAAAGAAGTTGAACAAGTAGAGAGGGGTTGTGAAGTGGGTCCCACTTCTAAACTTTCTATCTTCACTGATCTTTTAGGGGACCCTCTTTGCCGCATACGCCATTCCCCTGCTTTTCTCATGCTG GTGGCAGAAGTtgtggaagaagatgaagaagaagggaaggagaaaagaGAGATAGTGGGAATGATAAGAGGATGTATAAAAACGGTTACATGTGGTAAAAAGTATCCACGACCTTCTAAGTCTATCCTTTATGACTCCTCTAAACCTCTCCCTGTCTTCACCAAACTCGCCTACATTTTAGGCCTTCGTGTTTCCCCTTCCCACCG GCGAATGGGGGTAGCGTTGAAATTGGTGAATAAGCTAGAAGAATGGTTCCGCCAAAACGGAGCTGAATACTCTTACTTAGCAACAGAGAGTGAAAACGAAGCTTCTATCTCTTTGTTCACTAAAAAAGATGGATACTCCAAATTCAGAACCCCATCCATATTAGTCCAACCCGTATTCGAACACCGGGCTAAAGTCTCAAACCGGGTCACCATCTTCCGGGTTCTACCTTCCGACGCGGAAATTCTCTACCGCTGGAAGTTCTCCACCATGGAATTCTTCCCACGCGACATCGACGCTGTGTTACACAATCGCCTCACTCTCGGCACGTTCATTGCGGTTCCGCGTGAAACCTACGCGCCGAACTCGTGGCCTGGGGCGGAGAAGTTCTTATCCTACCCGCCGGAATCATGGGCTTTGCTCAGTGTTTGGAACAGCAGTGATGTATGGAGATTAGAGGTACGCGGCGCTTCGCGCGTGGGGAAAGGGTTGGCAAAGACGAGTCGGATAATGGACCGGGCTTTTCCGTTTTTGAAAATCCCTTCGTTTCCGGAGGTTTTTAAGCCTTTTGGGCTTCACTTTTTGTATGGGGTTGGTGGTGAAGGCCCACGGGCCGTGAAGTTTGTTAAGGCATTATGTGGTTTTGCACATAACCTTGCACAGGAAAAAGGGTGTAGCGTTTTGGCAACTGAAGTAGCTAATACTGATCCGCTAAAGATGGGAATCCCACACTGGAAAAAGCTATCTTGTGAAGAAGATGTTTGGTGTATTAAACGGCTTGGGGAGAATTACGGCGACGGAACCGTCGGCGATTGGACCAAATCGCTGCCCGGTGAATCTATTTTTGTCGATCCCCGAGAGTTTTAG